Within Cucumis melo cultivar AY chromosome 4, USDA_Cmelo_AY_1.0, whole genome shotgun sequence, the genomic segment TTCTAATTTATTTGGCTCCTTCTTCTCTATAATTTCTTCCACTTTTGAACCTGTTAAGTAGTAATATGCATATATAAATAGTTGAAGGAGGCCTGAAATTACTCCAATTGCATTGCAAATCTGCACAGATTTTCATAAACAAGAACAAATGTTACTGCAAATATCGAAACTCTCAAACTTCATCTTTTTGTCTAATAGGAGTCTTAATTTGAACTTATCCAAAACTTTGGATTTTTATCctaactttcaattttgtagaGTAGATctaaaaaagttgaaagataTTAAATATTCCTACTATATTGTAGccatttttaatatatttaatcaaCATAATTTCCAtgataatttataattaatataagaTAGATAATGTATCTCCTAAATAATATTTAGgatattcaaattaaattaatctttgATAATAAACTCGTagttcaaaatattttattttctttatcatATCAAGTGTTAGCATTAGAAAGTTTAAAGTACATACCAATATGTAGATATCAAATTTGATGAGAGCATAAGACATCCAAATGCAACCATTGAAGAAGCTAGCCAATGAAAGGGTAAATGGCATATACTTCACACTTCTAGTCTTTATCACCTTTTTCtgttgaaataaaaaatagatcAAAATGGTTGTAGTTCAATTGATATAAAGAATATATTGAAAGGTAGAGGttcaatttgttttttgttaGCATTGTGTTAGACTCGAACAAAAGAAGGCTAATATTCATTTTTCATTCATCAAATTGTGCTAGCCTGATCCAATATCTCTAGATCTTTGTTCAAAAAAATTGTGTTAATAAATCCAAAAAATTTAAACTAGTGGTTCAATCTATTAGGTATAAATTTGAGTTTCGTCTTCAATGGAACCCAAAATTTTCAAGTTCGTTTAAGTAGCTAGGGTTCATGAATTTCATTTGATGTTTGGtaaactattttgttttaattttttttatttaaaacatttGAATCTCTAGTCAAAATCTAAAATCAACAAGACttcaaaaattactttttaagtttcaaaacttagcttgatttttaatttttaatgacattggtagaaaatagacaaaataacataaaaatttATAGGTGAAAATAAAGTTTAGAGGCTTGTTTTtcttagaaaacaaaaaaataagttGTTATGAAATAAAACCTTAGTGactaaagttttaattttaaaagtttaggaaAACCAAATTATGGTTAGCTTAATcttaaaaaatgatatttaaatagtttaattCTTTATACCATTATttatcctcttttttttttttttttttaatatacaaTAGAAATTGAAAGAATTCAACTACAAACCTTTTAGTCActaacatatattatatattagtTGAGTTTTGTGTCTTAATCATAAGTAACATAAAATAAgggttttaatttatttatttttttgatatAAATATCTCAATAATAAGAAGTAAATTAGAAATTGAACTTACCATGATGGTTAGAGGAGAGACATACATCAAGATGTTGAAAATGTCGCAAATAATTCCAACCATCAATGATCTATTCTTTGTTCCTCGCAAAGCTAATATGGTTATGTGAATTACAATGGAGACCAATATGAGTTCAATTAGAAGAGAGATGCACACTTTTGTCTGAAAATaagattaaaaaacaaaaacaaaaacaaaaacaattgttagagattttttcaatttataaaataaaatataagacaaagaaaatctaataaaaataataataaaaaaattgacttaaataacaaaatcgttttaaaatatttataaacatgaCAGATTAGAGTCTATCACGCAATCTATAATTATTTATTGTTGGATGGTAAAATTTGTTCCAATATAggtattttttatatattttgattcattcACCCTTTATTTGGTAAGATTGAATTTACCTTGCTTTACAAACTTGCTATTCACAGTAGTTGAAGGAACCTTAGCTTTGTTAATTTATGAAATAACTTCATAGcctttagaaataaaaaaaaatagataaataaaaggaaatttctagcacattctcttttttatttctattttattctttattctttttttttttattattattatttgtcatttttttttaagttttcaaaatCGTTAAAAGATAATTGGTAAAgtgttaaaaaagaaataggCAGGTTATTATATAGTCTGAATAGTTGGCAAAAAGTTTCTTAGGTTAGTAGTGTAAAAGAACATAACTATTACGACATATGAGTCCAAACTTCATTGATTCCCATGAAAAGAATCCTCCTTGATTGCCACAAATATGGAGAAAACAATATTAATTTATTGTCCTTTACAAGAGCAACAAATCATAACCACAAAAAATGAAAGCAATCAATCTCTTCATTGATTCTCTCATTCATTACcgttagaaaaatatatatatatatatatatatatacaaatttatGGTCTTTTATTATTTCCCCTTCTTATGggctcttttttcttctttccataTAGCTAGGTTTTTCCTCTCAAGTCATCTACACACTTGTATAAATATATGTTAAAggtttgtaatttatttatttttttttttttgtgggatTAAGTTATAATTGTAGGTAGTTAAATAATTAGGTAAAgggaagaaaataataaaaataaaaacgaaaaaaataatgaaaaagaaattaatttatatgtaaagaaaagaatggaaaatataattatgattGTATGTACCCGGCCTCTATAATCAGCATAGAGGAAGAAGATGGTCAAATAAATGATCTCAAGAAGAAGTCCAACGGAGTTGATGGTGATGACCAAAAAGCTGTCTGGATGAACAAAAGGCATTCCATAGAACACCCAAAACATACAATTCAACGCCGTTGCAATATAAGGATCTGGCTTGAATTCTTCCACTGATTTCTTCTTTATTATTTCGTAAAATGTTGGTCTGCACCATATAACAATAATCttcatatttttcattttcatttataaaaataatacaCACACtttaattaattacgaataattcaAGAACAGATCGCGAGCTTACACTGGTGACAGAAAGAGGCCGAAGGAGATCACATTCCCTACACATTTTTTCAATTTCAGCATTCATTTAGAGACCATAATAATTAATTCAAGCAAAcaattttcttgttttattCACTAATCTTCAAAATAATGAGTAGGTTctttatctatatatatatatacatataatataatataattattttataattttaatcaaataaaaaaaaaattgaatttgtttgGATTAATTTTCTAGGTGCatgtatttattattttcaaccCAACAATCAATGTCTTTCTGGCATGCCCCTCCTATCGTTGCACTAcctttaaaatttgaaattgtttataaacacttttttaaacatttaaaaaatcattCAAAACATACAAATATCCATTATAAtaaatcttattaaaaaaaaaaaaacacacacacacacaacgACCTCTGAGAgctttaaaattttagttttcatttttttttttttttttgtttagtaGTTGCTccaaatttatatatttaacttTAAGTTTTATATATTACGCAccattatcaaaagtttattagATGTTTTTTTCTAAAGGTTAAGATTTTGTGGATAGTatgtttattttctattattgttattatggtTAAGGTTGAATAGTTCGACCACCATTTTTGGACAaatttataatgtatttaaaattttaaatatagcaTGGGAAGTTCGATGACTTAGATTAACAGAGATCGTACTTTTCTAAAATATATGTGATCATATACAAGATTAGAACTTTGTGGTTcattataagtttaattttggtACTTTTAATacattaaatttaatataatttattgtaATTTTACTCCACCGTTGTTAAACATCTTTTGTTCATTGCGGTTTATTATTTTATCAACTTGAATAAAAGTTACTAACTTCAAACTAACGTTAAATCAAACTAACGTTAAATGATTAATTGAAAGTAtagaaactaaatttaaattcttttaagaaATTAATAAGTAGAATGATAGATTATATTTAAAGAACACACTTAATAATTCAATAAGATAAGCAATAGTTACCGATAACGCCAACGATAAACCGAGCAAGATCCGCGCTCACCATTTCTTCAATATCCAATGAAGGGAAACACAATAACAGGACAACTAAATGAGAAGGCGGAAGAAACTAATATAATCTCtcataaaagaaagaagaaattaaagataAATAGCCATAAAAATGGAGAGATCAAGAAAAGGGGTTTGTTTGTTTGGTAGTTAATGAAGAAGAGAGATGAGTAGAAGTGATTGGGGAGTAGAAATTGATTTGTCAGAATGATTCCTGGTTTAATTTGGAATATATGTTTGATTGAATTTGGAGAAAGGAATTTTATTGTCAGATTGATTCCAAGTTGGACTTTGAAAATTTTAGTGTCCCTTTGGAGTTTACCTCACCTTGATTTTTGTCTCCCTATTCCAACCAAAATTCTAAAGTGTTAAATAATGCATGGAACAAAACAAGATGAGAAAAACAGCTTCAAAATTGGCCTTTTTATACACCAAAATGgacattatattttttaatttcttgatgCACATGTTATGAAGAATATGTCGACAAGTAATGGATTAATGGATAAATATGTAAAGTTGGTCCCGTGAGGGTTTTAaacgatttttattttatttacttatctatttatttatttctgaCTTTCACTTTTTGAAGTTGTCAGCTTTATATAATAAGGtcatgtattatatatatattaaattttgttGATTTAGGGTTTGTGTAAGTAGCTTTATGAGTTGTCGTTGATTAAGGGGTGTTGTTTTTTGCTAACATATTGGATGGATATGTCACATGAAAGTTGAcccacacacacatatatatattaaacctGGCTTGTGTTACTACTTGGAAGATTCATGTTTTTTTACCATACTATGATTACAACTGATTGAACTCTAGTATACTTTTGGTATGTTTACATTTTTAGAGCGTTGTTGGATATATGACGATGCAACGGCCGGTGTTTTACACAaggaagtaaaaaaaaaatcttgaaaattaGTATGAGATAGGAGTTGTGTGATTTAGCCTCACCTTCTTTGACATCCATAACATAATAAGTTTCATATTTGACGATAAGTCACGAACCGATATCACACCTTGAGAGTCTTGGATAGATGATTTGTATTCTTAatgtttaacattttttttctatcgAGAAAGTTTATTAAATCTGCCAAATTTTACATTGtcatttatattatatatgtaaagcattttaactttaatttagaGTTGAAGGTtcgaggaagatgatgaatcatttaaaagaaaagaacaaagaaaaaaaaaaagagaaaaagtgaTTAATATGTTAAATTAGAGGTAACTTGTTGGATAGGGTGTGAACCAAAGTTTTAAGTGGCATGTGCTATTATTCAAATGTTCACTTGTTATCAAAATAATATTCACATCttcatatttaaatattcaTCAATAAATTAATAACATCTCCTTTTTTTCAATATTAACAAAATTTAGCATTTTCTCTTTATGGAATAAAGTagtttggaaagaaaaaaacaagatATTGCAGGATAAAGATTATTggaaatgaattttttatagtGCTGAATTAAGAATAAAATCTAGGTATAATTTTTCAAAAGTCTGTGACTGATTTTacatatttaactttttttatatatataatttttgttaatattttattgggtattttcttaaatttataaataaataattaaaagcaTAGATGCATTTCTTAAATTTATGATGTTGTTTCATTTTagattcattttattttaaaattctaGAGTcgtttttgtttgaaatttagAATATGCTTTATATTTTTAGATTATTCAATATAATCATGGAGTTGAACTAACATTGaggtatatttatttttattatttttctttttaaattttttacacGAACTCTAAATCTTGAAAATAtgtattaaattttataaatttaaatgttaaaatgCAGAATtacattaaataattaattgaaaattatttaattcAAGTTAAAATAGCAGTTTAAATTTTATGAATCTAAATAAAACAAACTGAACAAGTAAGCTTCatattttgaaagttgaaaaTAAAACCTTTCAAAAATATCactatgactttttttttttttttttttggggggggggggggggttaaaaacaactttttatttttgttaaataaagTTGATACTTTAAAtgtccaaaataaaatattttgatagatacccatatgaattttttttacttaaataaTTAAACATCTTTTTATTCATGAGACTAGACCATAAAATtcaatatcttttcttttttcaagaaaaatatgCGATTCTTTTTAGCAAAATTTTCTGTGAATTATTTAgcaaaagcaaaaaaaaaaaagtaattttaattttataatcaCTTTAGAAACAAGATAATAGTTCAATGAATAcaattactattattattattaataatattattgggAAAAGCATGATATCTCAATTGCCATACTCTATGAtacttaaaataataaaaataatagaataattataacttttcattttatataaataaaaatatatggaGGATTTCCCACATGTGATTAGTTATTGATAAGAGATGTAATTAcataattatttgaaaataaaaataaaaatgagaagaaaaaagtatatacatttctatttataaaaaaagttaCATATACTTTATAAAAACCAATGTATCTGCCCATAAATTTTAGTGACATAATTGGTCTATTATTTGAAGAAAAGTATTTGAGTTACTAAAATAAATACTATATtgggttattattattaatactatTATTTTAACACATAAAGAATATAAGAAAAGGGCCCTATGGGGAATATTTGGCAAATGAATCATTAAAAGTCTCAatcatatttcaaaattttattcaaATCCCCATTGTCTTAAAAAGAATTTCACATGTGAGAAAGAGAATTTCAattagaagaaaatgaagaatatgtaagtatatatatatatatatataaagttgaaAAAGGACatataaaattcttttttattctttaaaaatgtcaagtgGAATCTacctatttataaaatacaataGAAACAAAAACATACTAATATTGTCATTCTACACCtaagtttgatttattttttccaaaaatattaATTGGAcaaattgcaattaattaataCCTCTAATAATCTAATTGTATTAATATCATCACGTTAGATACTAACCTTAAATAAGTATAGTAATTTTTATCTACATTCCAATTTTCactaatttttataaaattctacataaaaaatatatattaaatattttttataaaagtcACAAAACGGAGGTCGTAATTTGATGAAATTGTTTCCTTGAAAAATACTAGAGATTAAGGGATCCGTGGGTGAAACACAAAAGTACATTTCAACTAAGTTACACCTCTTTTAACACTCTCACCATGCTTATAATTTGATGAAATTGTAAGTTTAGAGTAGATTTTGATATGATTTTGACAATCTTAGATATTAGAGTAAattttttcaaaacatttttttaaagtaGACTTATGTTTGGTAGagaatttgaaatcaaaaatttgaaaataaaggtatttaacgaaaatagagttgttttattttatgtttttagatatatgtatggtgacaaatttagaaattgaattttagttttaaaaaaaatatttaaatggcTTTCAtactatatatttataaatcaaaAACTAGTCGCACTTATCCACTAATTGGTTAATTTGCAATTTTAGTCCCTATTGTTTGGAGAATGTTAGAGTTTAGTCtataatttgataaaaattCATATATAGTATTTCCTTTTTAACAACCCTCCATAAATAGTCTCTATGAGTGAGACTATTTTCTATGATTTTATCAaagcaaaagaattaaattctagTTATAAACCATATTGTAGACTAAATTCTATCATTTTAAAACAACATGGATCAAATTTGTAGTTTAAcctaaaatttatataattattacagtcttattatataatttataacacattacataatacatatttattaaaaaaaatgaactgAATTTATACATGACACGTTGTATTTCTAAATAATtctagtttttaaaatataaaatttaaatttttggatacaataaaaatattaaaaaaaaaaaaagtagttttcaaaatttacacaacGGTGAATCACAAAATTCAAGGAAACACATATTTACTAAATTCAAtgaatttgaaaacataaaatagaaTCTGAATTTTCTACTAAatagatttttaatttttcataccCCACTTTACTATATAAATTAATGCATGGACTAGTTGATTAAGTTGGAAATTGCGAAATTTGAATACGAAACCTCGTATTCAATTAATCAACCATTTGATTATATTGAAAACTAACAATGGTAAGTCCACATTTCAAAATAGATATAGGAAATCCATTCTcctttaaaaggaaaaaagagaagaagaagaagaagaagaagaagaagaagaagaagaagaggaaaaagaatTGGGCCAGGCTTAAAAGAACTTCACCTAACAATGTCATGATCATAGTTGAGAAAACGAAGAACTTTGGCATATTATTAGtcaacattattattattattattatttttataacatTATTCCATTCTTTGCCATTGTTACAATATACTTTTGTAACTTTGAGCATAATTAAATTCAAGTTGTTCATATTATAATTATACAATTTTGAACcatatgtttatttatttaatgcAACTCATTAATTAAGAGTAGCTTTTGGTGGGTGAAAGAGCTGGATTTCACTAACTTTTTGTTTCCATTATTCTCCTTTTAAACCTTTACAGACTAATATGCATATGGAATAAAGAAATTTGGCACAAGGACattattgttattttctttccaaATAAACTTAATTATAAATCAGTGTAACATGATGATATTACattattactatttattttAGGGTAGTTTTTGTTGTTTAAGAAATAAAACTAATTTAGATATTGATTAATTATAATTAGGGTGTGGTAATAATATCGATTTAATTATATTACACAAATTCAACCCTTGAGGAGTCCAAGATTCTAAAGGAACCCTACGGTCTACACCATGAGGTTTGCCAATTGATCGGTTTAACTTTTTGTtgcatcaattttttttgtaattttaccctttttttcaaataaaaaactatttgtatatttatatatttacatatttatatattaagaAAGTGTAAAACCAAAAAGAGTATAATCGAATTTAAAACTACgctatttttaatttagaaaacaaaaaaattgaatttaaaaccGAATAATAAATCAATGTGGTTTGGTTTTAcatataaaattttttattctGTTCGATTTGATTACCAAATTGGATCAAATCAAACCAAACTGTTTCCACCATAGTTCATTTAGTTAGCGTGAAACAACAAACTCTTCAAGGATGAAGCAAGAATTTCCTCACTTATGGGAGGATCATATCACCACCATGTTAGACATACGTATAATTAAAGTGTGGACTATGtatgtaaattaataatttatcacattaggtaattttatttaattggaCCTATTATGTGATCTATTTAATTAAGATTTGGAATTCTTAATTTAGTATGGACTAAATGGGTAGAAGTATTATTAGGATTTAATGAGGATTCTAATTAACTAGTATATAAAAAACCTTAGGGCTATGGTCCCTAATATACTAAAATAATAAGCCTTTTATCCCATCAAGAAAAAGCTCTCACTAAGGACAAGGTTTTGGTTAAGGAAGATAATAGTCATTTTACCATTAGTTTATAGCCATCATCAATTGAAGGAGATGAAATCTGGTATATAGTTTATTCTTGACAATAGAATCTGGTATGTAACTTATTTTGTCAATTTGGTCGGAATGATCTTGGGTTAAtctattatatagatttaaagtattttattttaacaCACAATTCTATTTATGTCAACACCATATATGAGGGAGCAACggtttttataataatttcaaAGTATAACTCGAAGTATATGGGAAGAAATCATCTCTTTAGCTTCTCTTTAGTCTACTACTAAATTAAAGCTTTTTCAGAACTATTCTCGCTCTTTGCTTTAAATCGGACAACTTTTTTATATGCTCCTTTTATTTATAAGCTGTACTAATTAATAACATTGAAAATGTGTTAATTTACTTTGCTTAGCTTAAGATCGTTTTTAGATTTTATGAATATATTTATTGATTTTGTAGGTTTAGagcatttaagagatagagttAGATGTTAGAGTCAAATGGTGTTAAATAGGCCAAAGTGGAGCTCAA encodes:
- the LOC103487078 gene encoding bidirectional sugar transporter SWEET5-like translates to MVSADLARFIVGVIGNVISFGLFLSPVPTFYEIIKKKSVEEFKPDPYIATALNCMFWVFYGMPFVHPDSFLVITINSVGLLLEIIYLTIFFLYADYRGRTKVCISLLIELILVSIVIHITILALRGTKNRSLMVGIICDIFNILMYVSPLTIMKKVIKTRSVKYMPFTLSLASFFNGCIWMSYALIKFDIYILICNAIGVISGLLQLFIYAYYYLTGSKVEEIIEKKEPNKLEQNKVQLSVIEGPCKV